The following are encoded together in the Bactrocera neohumeralis isolate Rockhampton chromosome 6, APGP_CSIRO_Bneo_wtdbg2-racon-allhic-juicebox.fasta_v2, whole genome shotgun sequence genome:
- the LOC126762298 gene encoding CTP synthase isoform X1 — MKYILVTGGVISGVGKGVIASSFGTLLKSCGLNVTSIKIDPYINIDAGTFSPYEHGEVYVLDDGGEVDLDLGNYERFLDITLHRDNNITTGKIYQKVIEKERTGEYLGKTVQVVPHITDAIQEWVERVSQRPVQGNSQPQVCIIELGGTIGDIEGMPFVEAFRQFQFRVKRENFCVAHVSLVPSPRSTGEPKTKPTQSSVRELRGFGLSPDLIVCRSEKPIGLEVKEKISNFCHVAPDQVICIHDLSSIYHVPLLMEQNGVIEFLNDRLQLKIESVKREKCLQQWKDLARRSETLREEVNIAIVGKYTRLEDSYASVVKALQHASLAAGFKLNLRFIEACHLETGTRDKDPTKYHEAWMQLCDSEGVVVPGGFGSRGMEGKIVACNWCREKQKPMLGICLGLQAAVIEFARNVLGLKDANTTEIDPKVGNPLVIDMPEHHTGQMGGTMRLGKRRTTFSDEKSIIKMLYGNPKTIDERHRHRYEVNPKYVPTLEEHGMRFVGYDDEKRRMEVIELRDHPYFVATQYHPEYLSRPLKPSPPFLGLILASKKRLGNYLARGCRLSPRQLSDASSDEELSAEECEKLVNAVKPLQLNGYLSPSTPVRLSNGRAKDAKPNGKGIVSEEKQLNGDPKANTPTGATNGFSSNDNLR; from the exons ATGAAATACATTTTAGTAACTGGTGGTGTTATCAGTGGTGTCGGTAAAGGTGTTATCGCATCATCCTTTGGAACCTTGTTAAAATCATGTGGTCTTAATGTAACGTCAATTAAAATAGATCCATACATCAATATAGATGCAGGAACATTTTCACCTTATGAGCACG GTGAAGTATATGTCCTGGATGATGGCGGTGAGGTCGACTTGGATTTGGGCAATTATGAGCGATTTTTGGATATAACTTTGCATCGCGACAACAATATAACAACTGGTAAGATTTATCAGAAAGTTATTGAGAAAGAACGTACTGGTGAATATTTGGGCAAAACTGTACAAG TTGTTCCACATATTACCGACGCCATCCAAGAGTGGGTAGAACGCGTGTCTCAACGTCCAGTGCAAGGCAACTCACAGCCGCAAGTGTGTATTATAGAATTGGGTGGCACAATCGGTGACATTGAGGGTATGCCTTTCGTGGAAGCTTTCCGCCAATTTCAATTTCGCGTAAAACGTGAAAATTTCTGTGTAGCGCACGTCTCACTTGTACCCTCACCACGTTCCACTGGTGAACCGAAAACAAAACCAACACAAAGTTCTGTACGTGAGTTGCGTGGTTTTGGTTTGAGCCCTGATTTAATAGTTTGTCGGTCGGAGAAACCAATCGGTCTCGAAGTGAAGGAAAAAATTAGTAACTTTTGTCATGTAGCGCCAGATCAGGTTATATGCATTCATGATCTTAGCTCTATATACCATGTACCATTATTAATGGAACAGAACGGCGTTATAGAGTTCCTCAATGACCGTCTGCAGCTGAAAATTGAGTCAGTAAAGCGTGAGAA ATGCCTGCAGCAATGGAAGGACCTTGCACGCCGCTCTGAGACTCTCCGCGAGGAAGTGAATATTGCCATTGTGGGTAAATATACGCGTTTAGAAGATTCGTACGCATCCGTGGTGAAGGCACTCCAACATGCCTCACTTGCTGCAGGTTTTAAGTTAAACTTGAGATTCATTGAAGCCTGCCACCTGGAGACCGGTACACGGGACAAAGACCCTACTAAATATCATGAGGCTTGGATGCAGCTTTGCGATAGCGAAGGCGTAGTTGTGCCAGGTGGATTTGGTTCACGTGGCATGGAAGGCAAAATAGTTGCATGCAATTGGTGTCGCGAGAAACAGAAGCCCATGCTGGGCATTTGTTTAGGTCTGCAAGCGGCTGTTATTGAGTTTGCACGAAATGTGCTGGGCCTAAAGGACGCAAACACTACAGAAATCGATCCCAAGGTCGGCAATCCACTTGTTATTGACATGCCCGAACATCACACTGGTCAAATGGGTGGCACGATGCGTTTAGGTAAACGTAGAACCACTTTTTCGGATGAGAAAAGCATTATAAAAATGCTCTATGGCAATCCAAAAACTATTGATGAGCGCCATCGACATCGCTACGAAGTAAATCCAAAATATGTTCCTACGTTGGAGGAACATGGCATGCGTTTTGTAGGCTATGATGATGAAAAACGTCGTATGGAGGTTATTGAGTTGCGTGACCATCCTTATTTTGTTGCCACACAATATCATCCCGAATACTTGTCACGGCCGCTTAAGCCATCACCACCATTTCTGGGGCTAATATTAGCTTCGAAGAAGCGGCTGGGTAACTATTTGGCACGTGGTTGCCGTTTGTCTCCACGTCAGCTCTCCGATGCATCATCTGATGAAGAGCTATCGGCCGAGGAGTGCGAAAAACTCGTTAATGCTGTGAAGCCATTGCAATTAAATGGATATTTATCGCCGTCAACTCCTGTACGTCTGTCAAATGGACGCGCTAAGGATGCAAAACCAAATGGCAAAGGGATAGTATCGGAGGAAAAACAGCTGAATGGAGATCCTAAAGCTAATACGCCAACTGGAGCTACCAATGGTTTTAGCAGTAATGACAACTTGCGTTAA
- the LOC126762298 gene encoding uncharacterized protein LOC126762298 isoform X3, with translation MRCAIRRVTKCKTNQRLKLASQNGPLLMAPKKSTIVLNVEQFIRDVQERPAIWNRNFHCNKAFLEQMWDELSSAHKLPKVVLKAKWKGLRDNFRVEYKRIPRSEQGDFLVEPATFESKWLHYYALLFLTDHMRHRMPKSEPDQSYYFTQQSQDCEKTVVEPDLTNGLIRRMQDSDEEFDEDDVDEDDDDVAIPTPPAAHTQTVTSIKTEDARSILKNAGVLLRAAHLLDDDDEKEAQDLSKKSMEANNNNNSVNKNCNNTLLTGNGSSPTLLSACMGNIITTIAQTTTSITPPSTPNSSIVSAASVATNSMAAATQQHKKRSVSPPPLYNKAHHPPPTTTAAASALTTAVAAALNNERDEFSLNGSSSCLHGSHEHLNFTKHSYANGLIPALKLKRPRLSEDSNFNGSSTMDNTAPIVPEDDDYHYLLSLHPYMKQLTAAQKLRIRTKIQKLIFKELYKEDLEETK, from the exons ATGCGTTGCGCTATTCGCAG GGTAACGAAGTGCAAAACCAATCAACGTTTAAAACTGGCGTCACAAAACGGCCCTTTACTCATGGCACCAAAGAAGTCTACAATTGTCCTGaacgttgaacaatttatacgcGACGTTCAAGAACGGCCTGCCATTTGGAATCGTAATTTCCATTGCAACAAAGCATTTCTAGAACAAATGTGGGATGAGCTGTCTAGCGCACATAAATTGCCCA AAGTGGTGCTCAAGGCTAAATGGAAGGGTCTGCGTGATAATTTTCGTGTAGAATATAAACGCATTCCACGCTCGGAACAAGGTGATTTCCTAGTGGAACCCGCCACATTTGAATCGAAATGGCTACACTATTATGCTTTGCTGTTTTTGA CTGATCATATGCGTCATCGCATGCCCAAAAGTGAGCCGGATCAGTCTTACTACTTTACCCAACAAAGTCAAGACTGTGAGAAGACTGTGGTTGAACCTGACCTCACCAATGGGCTCATACGTCGCATGCAGGACAGCGATGAAGAGTTCGATGAGGACGATGTTGATGAGGATGATGATGACGTGGCAATACCAACGCCACCAGCTGCTCATACACAAACTGTGACTTCCATAAAAACCGAGGATGCCCGCTCAATTCTAAAAAACGCTGGCGTACTACTACGAGCTGCACACCTTTTAGATGATGATGACGAGAAGGAAGCACAAGATTTGTCAAAGAAATCCATGGAAgctaacaataataacaatagtgtgaataaaaattgcaacaacaccTTGTTGACTGGCAACGGCAGCTCGCCCACTTTGCTGAGCGCTTGCATGGGCAACATAATTACCACCATTGCACAAACAACCACCTCCATTACACCACCTTCAACACCCAACTCCAGTATCGTCAGCGCAGCAAGTGTGGCGACCAATTCGATGGCAGCCGCgacacaacaacacaaaaaacgcTCTGTTTCACCGCCACCACTGTACAATAAAGCACACCATCCACCCCCTACAACTACAGCCGCCGCATCCGCACTTACCACAGCTGTGGCCGCAGCACTAAATAATGAGCGCGATGAGTTCTCTTTAAATGGCAGCAGCAGTTGTTTACACGGCAGCCACGAACACTTGAATTTCACCAAGCACTCATATGCGAATGGTTTAATACCGGCGCTAAAGTTGAAACGTCCGCGTTTGTCGGAGGACAGCAATTTTAATGGTTCATCAACGATGGACAATACTGCGCCGATTGTGCCGGAGGATGACGATTATCATTACCTGCTGAGTTTGCATCCATATATGAAGCAGCTGACAGCGGCGCAAAAGCTGCGCATTCGcaccaaaattcaaaagttaATATTCAAGGAACTCTACAAAGAGGATTTGGAAGAAACCAAATAA
- the LOC126762298 gene encoding CTP synthase isoform X5, with protein sequence MNVSISQQVTKCKTNQRLKLASQNGPLLMAPKKSTIVLNVEQFIRDVQERPAIWNRNFHCNKAFLEQMWDELSSAHKLPSEVYVLDDGGEVDLDLGNYERFLDITLHRDNNITTGKIYQKVIEKERTGEYLGKTVQVVPHITDAIQEWVERVSQRPVQGNSQPQVCIIELGGTIGDIEGMPFVEAFRQFQFRVKRENFCVAHVSLVPSPRSTGEPKTKPTQSSVRELRGFGLSPDLIVCRSEKPIGLEVKEKISNFCHVAPDQVICIHDLSSIYHVPLLMEQNGVIEFLNDRLQLKIESVKREKCLQQWKDLARRSETLREEVNIAIVGKYTRLEDSYASVVKALQHASLAAGFKLNLRFIEACHLETGTRDKDPTKYHEAWMQLCDSEGVVVPGGFGSRGMEGKIVACNWCREKQKPMLGICLGLQAAVIEFARNVLGLKDANTTEIDPKVGNPLVIDMPEHHTGQMGGTMRLGKRRTTFSDEKSIIKMLYGNPKTIDERHRHRYEVNPKYVPTLEEHGMRFVGYDDEKRRMEVIELRDHPYFVATQYHPEYLSRPLKPSPPFLGLILASKKRLGNYLARGCRLSPRQLSDASSDEELSAEECEKLVNAVKPLQLNGYLSPSTPVRLSNGRAKDAKPNGKGIVSEEKQLNGDPKANTPTGATNGFSSNDNLR encoded by the exons ATGAACGTTTCAATCAGTCAGCA GGTAACGAAGTGCAAAACCAATCAACGTTTAAAACTGGCGTCACAAAACGGCCCTTTACTCATGGCACCAAAGAAGTCTACAATTGTCCTGaacgttgaacaatttatacgcGACGTTCAAGAACGGCCTGCCATTTGGAATCGTAATTTCCATTGCAACAAAGCATTTCTAGAACAAATGTGGGATGAGCTGTCTAGCGCACATAAATTGCCCA GTGAAGTATATGTCCTGGATGATGGCGGTGAGGTCGACTTGGATTTGGGCAATTATGAGCGATTTTTGGATATAACTTTGCATCGCGACAACAATATAACAACTGGTAAGATTTATCAGAAAGTTATTGAGAAAGAACGTACTGGTGAATATTTGGGCAAAACTGTACAAG TTGTTCCACATATTACCGACGCCATCCAAGAGTGGGTAGAACGCGTGTCTCAACGTCCAGTGCAAGGCAACTCACAGCCGCAAGTGTGTATTATAGAATTGGGTGGCACAATCGGTGACATTGAGGGTATGCCTTTCGTGGAAGCTTTCCGCCAATTTCAATTTCGCGTAAAACGTGAAAATTTCTGTGTAGCGCACGTCTCACTTGTACCCTCACCACGTTCCACTGGTGAACCGAAAACAAAACCAACACAAAGTTCTGTACGTGAGTTGCGTGGTTTTGGTTTGAGCCCTGATTTAATAGTTTGTCGGTCGGAGAAACCAATCGGTCTCGAAGTGAAGGAAAAAATTAGTAACTTTTGTCATGTAGCGCCAGATCAGGTTATATGCATTCATGATCTTAGCTCTATATACCATGTACCATTATTAATGGAACAGAACGGCGTTATAGAGTTCCTCAATGACCGTCTGCAGCTGAAAATTGAGTCAGTAAAGCGTGAGAA ATGCCTGCAGCAATGGAAGGACCTTGCACGCCGCTCTGAGACTCTCCGCGAGGAAGTGAATATTGCCATTGTGGGTAAATATACGCGTTTAGAAGATTCGTACGCATCCGTGGTGAAGGCACTCCAACATGCCTCACTTGCTGCAGGTTTTAAGTTAAACTTGAGATTCATTGAAGCCTGCCACCTGGAGACCGGTACACGGGACAAAGACCCTACTAAATATCATGAGGCTTGGATGCAGCTTTGCGATAGCGAAGGCGTAGTTGTGCCAGGTGGATTTGGTTCACGTGGCATGGAAGGCAAAATAGTTGCATGCAATTGGTGTCGCGAGAAACAGAAGCCCATGCTGGGCATTTGTTTAGGTCTGCAAGCGGCTGTTATTGAGTTTGCACGAAATGTGCTGGGCCTAAAGGACGCAAACACTACAGAAATCGATCCCAAGGTCGGCAATCCACTTGTTATTGACATGCCCGAACATCACACTGGTCAAATGGGTGGCACGATGCGTTTAGGTAAACGTAGAACCACTTTTTCGGATGAGAAAAGCATTATAAAAATGCTCTATGGCAATCCAAAAACTATTGATGAGCGCCATCGACATCGCTACGAAGTAAATCCAAAATATGTTCCTACGTTGGAGGAACATGGCATGCGTTTTGTAGGCTATGATGATGAAAAACGTCGTATGGAGGTTATTGAGTTGCGTGACCATCCTTATTTTGTTGCCACACAATATCATCCCGAATACTTGTCACGGCCGCTTAAGCCATCACCACCATTTCTGGGGCTAATATTAGCTTCGAAGAAGCGGCTGGGTAACTATTTGGCACGTGGTTGCCGTTTGTCTCCACGTCAGCTCTCCGATGCATCATCTGATGAAGAGCTATCGGCCGAGGAGTGCGAAAAACTCGTTAATGCTGTGAAGCCATTGCAATTAAATGGATATTTATCGCCGTCAACTCCTGTACGTCTGTCAAATGGACGCGCTAAGGATGCAAAACCAAATGGCAAAGGGATAGTATCGGAGGAAAAACAGCTGAATGGAGATCCTAAAGCTAATACGCCAACTGGAGCTACCAATGGTTTTAGCAGTAATGACAACTTGCGTTAA
- the LOC126762298 gene encoding uncharacterized protein LOC126762298 isoform X2, with product MNVSISQQVTKCKTNQRLKLASQNGPLLMAPKKSTIVLNVEQFIRDVQERPAIWNRNFHCNKAFLEQMWDELSSAHKLPKVVLKAKWKGLRDNFRVEYKRIPRSEQGDFLVEPATFESKWLHYYALLFLTDHMRHRMPKSEPDQSYYFTQQSQDCEKTVVEPDLTNGLIRRMQDSDEEFDEDDVDEDDDDVAIPTPPAAHTQTVTSIKTEDARSILKNAGVLLRAAHLLDDDDEKEAQDLSKKSMEANNNNNSVNKNCNNTLLTGNGSSPTLLSACMGNIITTIAQTTTSITPPSTPNSSIVSAASVATNSMAAATQQHKKRSVSPPPLYNKAHHPPPTTTAAASALTTAVAAALNNERDEFSLNGSSSCLHGSHEHLNFTKHSYANGLIPALKLKRPRLSEDSNFNGSSTMDNTAPIVPEDDDYHYLLSLHPYMKQLTAAQKLRIRTKIQKLIFKELYKEDLEETK from the exons ATGAACGTTTCAATCAGTCAGCA GGTAACGAAGTGCAAAACCAATCAACGTTTAAAACTGGCGTCACAAAACGGCCCTTTACTCATGGCACCAAAGAAGTCTACAATTGTCCTGaacgttgaacaatttatacgcGACGTTCAAGAACGGCCTGCCATTTGGAATCGTAATTTCCATTGCAACAAAGCATTTCTAGAACAAATGTGGGATGAGCTGTCTAGCGCACATAAATTGCCCA AAGTGGTGCTCAAGGCTAAATGGAAGGGTCTGCGTGATAATTTTCGTGTAGAATATAAACGCATTCCACGCTCGGAACAAGGTGATTTCCTAGTGGAACCCGCCACATTTGAATCGAAATGGCTACACTATTATGCTTTGCTGTTTTTGA CTGATCATATGCGTCATCGCATGCCCAAAAGTGAGCCGGATCAGTCTTACTACTTTACCCAACAAAGTCAAGACTGTGAGAAGACTGTGGTTGAACCTGACCTCACCAATGGGCTCATACGTCGCATGCAGGACAGCGATGAAGAGTTCGATGAGGACGATGTTGATGAGGATGATGATGACGTGGCAATACCAACGCCACCAGCTGCTCATACACAAACTGTGACTTCCATAAAAACCGAGGATGCCCGCTCAATTCTAAAAAACGCTGGCGTACTACTACGAGCTGCACACCTTTTAGATGATGATGACGAGAAGGAAGCACAAGATTTGTCAAAGAAATCCATGGAAgctaacaataataacaatagtgtgaataaaaattgcaacaacaccTTGTTGACTGGCAACGGCAGCTCGCCCACTTTGCTGAGCGCTTGCATGGGCAACATAATTACCACCATTGCACAAACAACCACCTCCATTACACCACCTTCAACACCCAACTCCAGTATCGTCAGCGCAGCAAGTGTGGCGACCAATTCGATGGCAGCCGCgacacaacaacacaaaaaacgcTCTGTTTCACCGCCACCACTGTACAATAAAGCACACCATCCACCCCCTACAACTACAGCCGCCGCATCCGCACTTACCACAGCTGTGGCCGCAGCACTAAATAATGAGCGCGATGAGTTCTCTTTAAATGGCAGCAGCAGTTGTTTACACGGCAGCCACGAACACTTGAATTTCACCAAGCACTCATATGCGAATGGTTTAATACCGGCGCTAAAGTTGAAACGTCCGCGTTTGTCGGAGGACAGCAATTTTAATGGTTCATCAACGATGGACAATACTGCGCCGATTGTGCCGGAGGATGACGATTATCATTACCTGCTGAGTTTGCATCCATATATGAAGCAGCTGACAGCGGCGCAAAAGCTGCGCATTCGcaccaaaattcaaaagttaATATTCAAGGAACTCTACAAAGAGGATTTGGAAGAAACCAAATAA
- the LOC126762298 gene encoding uncharacterized protein LOC126762298 isoform X4 → MAPKKSTIVLNVEQFIRDVQERPAIWNRNFHCNKAFLEQMWDELSSAHKLPKVVLKAKWKGLRDNFRVEYKRIPRSEQGDFLVEPATFESKWLHYYALLFLTDHMRHRMPKSEPDQSYYFTQQSQDCEKTVVEPDLTNGLIRRMQDSDEEFDEDDVDEDDDDVAIPTPPAAHTQTVTSIKTEDARSILKNAGVLLRAAHLLDDDDEKEAQDLSKKSMEANNNNNSVNKNCNNTLLTGNGSSPTLLSACMGNIITTIAQTTTSITPPSTPNSSIVSAASVATNSMAAATQQHKKRSVSPPPLYNKAHHPPPTTTAAASALTTAVAAALNNERDEFSLNGSSSCLHGSHEHLNFTKHSYANGLIPALKLKRPRLSEDSNFNGSSTMDNTAPIVPEDDDYHYLLSLHPYMKQLTAAQKLRIRTKIQKLIFKELYKEDLEETK, encoded by the exons ATGGCACCAAAGAAGTCTACAATTGTCCTGaacgttgaacaatttatacgcGACGTTCAAGAACGGCCTGCCATTTGGAATCGTAATTTCCATTGCAACAAAGCATTTCTAGAACAAATGTGGGATGAGCTGTCTAGCGCACATAAATTGCCCA AAGTGGTGCTCAAGGCTAAATGGAAGGGTCTGCGTGATAATTTTCGTGTAGAATATAAACGCATTCCACGCTCGGAACAAGGTGATTTCCTAGTGGAACCCGCCACATTTGAATCGAAATGGCTACACTATTATGCTTTGCTGTTTTTGA CTGATCATATGCGTCATCGCATGCCCAAAAGTGAGCCGGATCAGTCTTACTACTTTACCCAACAAAGTCAAGACTGTGAGAAGACTGTGGTTGAACCTGACCTCACCAATGGGCTCATACGTCGCATGCAGGACAGCGATGAAGAGTTCGATGAGGACGATGTTGATGAGGATGATGATGACGTGGCAATACCAACGCCACCAGCTGCTCATACACAAACTGTGACTTCCATAAAAACCGAGGATGCCCGCTCAATTCTAAAAAACGCTGGCGTACTACTACGAGCTGCACACCTTTTAGATGATGATGACGAGAAGGAAGCACAAGATTTGTCAAAGAAATCCATGGAAgctaacaataataacaatagtgtgaataaaaattgcaacaacaccTTGTTGACTGGCAACGGCAGCTCGCCCACTTTGCTGAGCGCTTGCATGGGCAACATAATTACCACCATTGCACAAACAACCACCTCCATTACACCACCTTCAACACCCAACTCCAGTATCGTCAGCGCAGCAAGTGTGGCGACCAATTCGATGGCAGCCGCgacacaacaacacaaaaaacgcTCTGTTTCACCGCCACCACTGTACAATAAAGCACACCATCCACCCCCTACAACTACAGCCGCCGCATCCGCACTTACCACAGCTGTGGCCGCAGCACTAAATAATGAGCGCGATGAGTTCTCTTTAAATGGCAGCAGCAGTTGTTTACACGGCAGCCACGAACACTTGAATTTCACCAAGCACTCATATGCGAATGGTTTAATACCGGCGCTAAAGTTGAAACGTCCGCGTTTGTCGGAGGACAGCAATTTTAATGGTTCATCAACGATGGACAATACTGCGCCGATTGTGCCGGAGGATGACGATTATCATTACCTGCTGAGTTTGCATCCATATATGAAGCAGCTGACAGCGGCGCAAAAGCTGCGCATTCGcaccaaaattcaaaagttaATATTCAAGGAACTCTACAAAGAGGATTTGGAAGAAACCAAATAA